A window of Saccharomyces paradoxus chromosome XI, complete sequence contains these coding sequences:
- the VMA5 gene encoding H(+)-transporting V1 sector ATPase subunit C (Subunit C of the V1 peripheral membrane domain of V-ATPase~similar to YKL080W), whose product MATALYTANDFILISLPQNAQPVTAPGSKTDSWFNETLIGGRAFVSDFKIPEFKIGSLDTLIVESEELSKVDNQIGASIGKIIEILQGLSETSTNAYRTLPINNMPVPEYLENFQWQTRKFKLDKSIKDLITLISNESSQLDADVRATYANYNSAKTNLAAAERKKTGDLSVRSLHDIVKPEDFVLNSEHLTTVLVAVPKSLKSDFEKSYETLSKNVVPASASVIAEDAEYVLFNVHLFKKNVQEFTTAAREKKFIPREFNYSEELIDQLKKEHDSAASLEQSLRVQLVRLAKTAYVDVFINWFHIKALRVYVESVLRYGLPPHFNIKIIAVPPKNLSKCKSELIDAFGFLGGNAFMKDKKGKINKQDTSLHQYASLVDTEYEPFVMYIINL is encoded by the coding sequence atggctACTGCGTTATATACTGCAAACGATTTCATATTAATCTCTTTGCCTCAAAATGCTCAACCTGTTACCGCCCCAGGCTCCAAAACTGATTCATGGTTTAATGAGACCTTAATCGGGGGTAGAGCATTTGTTTCTGATTTTAAAATCCCCGAATTCAAAATTGGGTCTTTAGACACATTGATAGTTGAATCGGAAGAGCTGTCTAAAGTGGATAACCAAATTGGGGCTTCCATTGGcaaaatcattgaaattCTTCAAGGCCTCAGCGAGACCAGCACCAATGCTTATAGGACTTTACCTATCAATAACATGCCAGTTCCTgaatatttggaaaattttcaatggCAAACCAGAAAATTTAAGTTAGATAAGTCTATCAAAGATTTGATAACATTGATTTCTAATGAGTCTTCTCAATTAGATGCTGACGTCAGAGCAACTTATGCAAATTACAACAGCGCTAAAACTAACTTGGCTGCTGctgaaagaaagaagacaGGTGACCTTTCCGTCAGATCGTTGCATGATATTGTCAAGCCCGAAGACTTCGTCCTTAATTCCGAACACTTAACTACCGTCCTTGTAGCAGTTCCCAAAAGTTTGAAATCTGATTTCGAAAAATCGTACGAAACTTTGTCTAAGAACGTTGTACCAGCATCTGCCAGTGTAATTGCTGAAGATGCTGAGTATGTGCTATTCAATGTTCATTTGTTCAAGAAAAACGTTCAAGAATTCACAACAGCTGCcagagaaaagaaatttattccTCGTGAATTTAACTACTCAGAGGAATTAATTGatcaattgaagaaagaacatGACTCTGCTGCTAGTTTAGAACAATCCTTGCGCGTCCAATTAGTAAGATTGGCCAAGACAGCTTATGTCGATGTCTTTATAAATTGGTTCCACATTAAGGCCTTGAGAGTTTACGTGGAATCTGTGTTGCGTTATGGGTTGCCACCTCATTTTAACATCAAGATCATAGCTGTCCCACCAAAGAATCTCTCTAAGTGCAAATCGGAACTAATCGATGCTTTTGGATTTCTTGGTGGTAATGCCTTCATGAAGGataaaaaagggaaaattAACAAGCAAGATACTTCCCTTCATCAATATGCTTCTCTTGTTGACACAGAGTATGAACCATTTGTGATGTATATAATCAATTTATAA
- the MUD2 gene encoding Mud2p (Protein involved in early pre-mRNA splicing~similar to YKL074C), with amino-acid sequence MADEKRLEDLRSKIMESIGKSDRDLVPIENKRHITDNAVMDAHVKRQKNDSELPKAPKSRDAPHSHIRGISSSTTMSANRTTYEQTRAGPYRRGYRDASGRSYNRENRFNSHTAGPQWSNNSYGRQRDERRGRNERSDRRGRNGNGNYDHSNYQRKNEASNFNGDRDKRQLQTNKHDMNYNSQNVMYPGSSFDSPAYYNMASSKANSRLVISGLSHSSNPKIVANLKDLLENFVLGLQETESNAEDFKIANYFIGEGRPDHIIVEFSSQICSTMVLACRSFFSMKLGTTDLKWGRPNDYIQQLDHLVGFCRGTVIALEESENMGEGGEGKMEEFLSSFNVKKGTAKPLFYKSSSSANNTGKDFEFTKCALILFEVVTQDVLDKLKPYKWFKPNDGKTSQVTSWITFQSLPNLVTQSVRVESRVLLLLNCLDPLDLKDETFITEIKETLKYSITGIDTIKICQPGVDYRLNFENLASGAGNIYVKFKTLEAAKHAMEELPGTQFNDRTVLCTYIDEDDFDMLEVTLLS; translated from the coding sequence ATGGCTGACGAAAAGAGACTGGAGGATCTGAGATCCAAAATTATGGAGTCTATAGGAAAATCAGACAGGGATCTTGTGCCGATTGAGAACAAAAGACACATCACGGATAATGCAGTTATGGACGCACACGTTAAGaggcaaaaaaatgacagtGAGCTTCCGAAAGCACCCAAAAGTAGAGATGCCCCACATTCCCATATTAGAGgaatatcatcatcaactACTATGAGCGCGAATCGGACAACCTATGAACAAACAAGGGCAGGTCCTTATCGTCGAGGTTATAGAGATGCATCGGGAAGATCATATAATAGAGAAAATAGGTTCAATAGTCATACCGCGGGACCTCAATGGAGCAACAATTCTTATGGCAGGCAAAGGGatgaaagaagaggaagaaatgaGAGGTCGGATAGAAGAGGAAGGAATGGAAATGGAAACTATGATCATTCCAATtaccaaaggaaaaacGAGGCTTCTAATTTCAATGGTGACCGTGATAAAAGGCAGTTGCAAACCAATAAACACGATATGAACTATAATTCTCAAAATGTAATGTACCCGGGTTCATCATTTGATTCTCCGGCTTACTATAACATGGCCTCATCCAAGGCAAATTCAAGGCTTGTAATTTCGGGCTTATCTCATAGCAGCAACCCCAAAATTGTAGCCAACTTGAAAGATTtgcttgaaaattttgttttagGCCTTCAGGAAACTGAAAGTAATGCGGAGGACTTTAAAATTGCAAACTATTTTATTGGTGAAGGGAGGCCGGACCATATTATTGTTGAGTTTAGTTCCCAAATTTGTAGTACTATGGTTTTGGCCTGCCGATCATTCTTTAGCATGAAGCTTGGTACTACCGATTTGAAATGGGGAAGGCCTAATGATTATATTCAACAGCTTGACCATTTGGTCGGATTTTGCCGAGGTACAGTGATTGCTTTAGAAGAGTCGGAAAATATGGGTGAAGGTGGAGAAGGTAAAATGGAAGAGTTTCTTTCATCGTTTAACGTGAAAAAGGGTACTGCTAAGCCACTCTTTTACAAAAGTTCATCCAGTGCAAATAATACTGGGAAAGATTTCGAATTCACAAAATGTGCTCTGATATTGTTTGAGGTGGTCACTCAGGATGTTCTTGATAAATTAAAACCATATAAGTGGTTCAAACCAAATGATGGCAAGACATCACAAGTTACTTCATGGATTACGTTTCAAAGCCTACCAAATCTTGTTACCCAATCTGTTCGTGTTGAATCGAGAGTTTTGTTGCTCTTGAATTGCCTTGATCCATTGGATTTAAAAGATGAGACCTTTATCacagaaattaaagaaacaTTAAAGTATAGTATTACGGGAATAGACACGATTAAAATATGCCAACCTGGGGTCGATTACAGActtaattttgaaaacctGGCTTCCGGAGCCGGTAATATTTATGTTAAATTCAAGACTTTGGAGGCGGCAAAACACGCGATGGAGGAACTGCCGGGTACGCAATTCAACGATCGCACCGTTCTATGCACTTATATAGACGAGGATGACTTTGACATGTTGGAAGTAACTTTACTCTCATAA
- the SMY1 gene encoding Smy1p (Kinesin-like myosin passenger-protein~similar to YKL079W), which produces MHWNIISKEQNASSVSLPTLDNSEPCHIEVILRAIPEKGLQNNESTFKIDPYDNTVLFRTNGPLHDTTGVTHSTFQFDKVFDANATQEDVKEYLVHPVINDVLSGYNGTVITYGPSFSGKSYSLIGSKESEGILPNICKALFETLEKNAETKGDNYSVSVLAFEIYMEKTYDLLIPLPQRKPLKLHRSSSKMDLEIKDICPAHIGSYEDLRSYIQAVQDADNRMGCSGKTERSKSHLVFQLHVEQRNRKDDILKNSSLYLVDLHGSEKFDKRTENTLSQDALKKLNQSIEVLKNTVRSLSVKDRDSAYSAKASHSSAYRDSQLTEVLKDSLGGNRKTKVILTCFLSNVPTTLSTLEFGDSVRQINNKVADNTTGLNLKKKMDLFIQDMKIKDDNYLAQINILKAEIDSLKNLRSEPIYEDDAKTMLENSKKENSKLKLQLDSITQLLSSSTNENPNNRIDEEVAEILTKRCEQIAQLELSFDRQMNINSKLQQELEYKNSKEEALESMNVRLLEQIQLQEREIQELLTSNAILKGELETNVKLTETRSERIKSLESSVKELSINKSTISSPRRGSISSSSGNTMLHIEEGSEVSNSPWSANTSSKPIGWGVRKVSSSSIATTGSQESFVSRPFKKGLNLHSIKVTSSTPKSPASGS; this is translated from the coding sequence ATGCACTGGAATATAATTTCGAAAGAGCAGAATGCCTCTTCTGTATCATTACCAACTCTAGATAACAGTGAACCCTGTCACATCGAAGTTATCCTCAGGGCAATACCCGAAAAGGGATTACAAAATAATGAGTCGACCTTCAAAATAGACCCATACGACAATACTGTGTTGTTTCGCACAAATGGGCCGTTACATGACACAACCGGGGTGACCCACTCAACATTTCAATTCGATAAGGTATTCGATGCCAATGCCACACAGGAAGATGTTAAAGAATATCTTGTACATCCAGTAATAAATGACGTTTTGAGTGGTTATAATGGTACCGTAATAACATATGGGCCAAGTTTCAGTGGGAAATCGTATTCCCTTATTGGATCAAAAGAGAGCGAAGGAATTTTACCGAATATATGCAAAGCCTTATTCGAAACgttggaaaaaaatgcagaaaCGAAGGGAGATAACTACAGCGTAAGTGTTTTGGCATTCGAAATATATATGGAGAAAACCTATGATTTATTGATACCGCTACCGCAAAGAAAACCATTAAAGCTCCACCGTTCTTCAAGTAAAATGGACTTGGAGATCAAAGATATTTGTCCGGCACATATCGGGTCGTATGAAGACTTAAGAAGCTACATTCAAGCGGTCCAAGACGCCGACAATAGGATGGGATGTAGCGGCAAGACAGAGAGATCAAAATCACACctagtttttcaattacaCGTAGAACAGAGAAATAGAAAGGATGatatattaaaaaatagtTCCCTATATTTGGTTGATTTGCACGGGTCAGAGAAGTTCGATAAAAGAACTGAAAATACCTTATCACAAGATgcgttgaaaaaattgaaccaATCCATTGAAGTATTAAAAAACACTGTGCGATCATTGTCAGTAAAAGACCGGGATTCAGCATATAGTGCAAAAGCATCGCATAGTTCCGCTTACCGTGACTCGCAGTTAACAGAAGTATTAAAAGATTCCCTTGGGGGAAATAGGAAAACAAAAGTGATATTGACATGCTTTTTAAGTAATGTTCCAACTACCCTATCAACACTAGAATTTGGTGACAGTGTTAGACAGATCAATAACAAGGTCGCAGATAACACCACAGGtttaaatttgaaaaagaaaatggacCTGTTTATTCAGGACATGAAAATTAAGGACGATAATTACCTTGCCCAAATCAACATATTAAAAGCTGAAATAGACTCTTTAAAGAATCTTCGCAGTGAACCCATTTACGAAGATGACGCGAAAACGATGTTAGAAAATagcaagaaagaaaatagcaaACTAAAGCTTCAATTGGACAGTATTACACAATTATTGAGTAGTTCAACCAATGAAAATCCTAACAACCGTATTGACGAAGAAGTTGCTGAAATACTAACAAAAAGATGTGAACAGATTGCTCAGCTTGAGTTATCATTTGATCGACAAATGAATATCAACTCCAAGTTGCAGCAAGAGCTAGAATACAAAAATTCCAAAGAGGAAGCCTTAGAGTCTATGAACGTTAGGCTACTAGAGCAAATCCAGCTTCAGGAAAGAGAGATTCAAGAACTTCTAACTTCTAACGCTATCTTAAAGGGCGAACTGGAAACTAACGTTAAGCTTACTGAAACACGCAGTGAGAGAATAAAATCTTTGGAAAGTTCTGTCAAAGAGCTTTCTATTAATAAATCTACGATCTCATCTCCTAGAAGAGGTTCAATTAGTTCATCGTCGGGTAATACCATGTTGCATATCGAGGAGGGTTCTGAAGTATCTAATAGTCCTTGGTCAGCTAATACTTCCTCAAAACCTATAGGATGGGGTGTAAGAAAGGTTTCTTCTAGTAGTATTGCAACCACGGGATCTCAGGAGTCTTTTGTATCGAGACCGTTTAAGAAGGGATTAAATCTCCATTCCATAAAAGTCACTTCAAGTACTCCGAAAAGCCCCGCTTCTGGAAGCTGA
- the AAN1 gene encoding Aan1p (similar to YKL075C), which translates to MAKDLLPKQAANEPSSKDCTCKRCLKLSTSKEKKIRRKKKNGRHYGNRRKSMFNFLKHTNLENTNYDVITSVGYLNEKYGLKKSHYIEKFIKCIHRKIDVDVSKITDAYVNSLNPWVKVKLFLLLVTLSEKGGPEYWLDKTEGDKNSESSSSDDGLENSAKGGDRAEFNTLKDEMVKTHKNLFPTLTEQIIQHNINQDFTESTYDEDYVFSSIWANFMEGLINHYLEKVIVPYSEMKVCQQLYKPMMKIISLYNEYNELMVKSEKNGFLPSLQESENVKSEKSEKESKDDVVSQERLERAQKLLWQAREDIPKTISKELTLLSEMYSTLSADEQDYELDEFVCCAEEYIELEYLPALVDVLFANCGTNNFWKIMLVLEPFFYYIEDVGGDDDEDDDNVDNSEDDEDSLLNKNVEGDDNVAEHHFKPDPRVITLEKICEVAARQKWI; encoded by the coding sequence ATGGCTAAAGATTTATTACCCAAGCAAGCGGCCAACGAGCCATCATCAAAGGACTGTACCTGTAAAAGATGTCTTAAATTGAGCActtcaaaagagaagaagattagaagaaagaagaagaatggGAGACATTACGGGAATAGACGAAAGTCGATGTTTAACTTTTTGAAGCATACGAACTTGGAGAATACGAATTACGACGTGATCACCTCGGTTGGATAccttaatgaaaaatatggaTTGAAGAAGTCACATTACATCGAAAAGTTTATCAAGTGCATCCACAGAAAAATAGATGTCGATGTTAGCAAAATCACGGATGCTTATGTAAACTCGTTAAACCCGTGGGTTAAAGTAAaactctttcttttgttggTCACTTTGTCTGAAAAAGGTGGTCCGGAATACTGGCTGGATAAAACAGAAGGTGATAAGAACTCAGAATCGTCTTCATCGGATGATGGTTTGGAAAATTCTGCTAAAGGCGGAGATAGAGCTGAATTTAATACTTTGAAGGATGAAATGGTAAAAACCCATAAAAACCTTTTTCCAACTTTGACAGAACAGATCATACAGCATAACATCAACCAAGATTTTACGGAATCGACTTACGATGAGGATTACGTTTTTTCGTCTATTTGGGCAAACTTCATGGAAGGATTGATCAACCATTATTTGGAAAAGGTCATTGTGCCTTATTCAGAGATGAAAGTCTGTCAGCAATTATACAAACCTATGATGAAAATTATTTCCCTCTATAACGAGTATAATGAACTTATGGTTAAAAGTGAAAAGAACGGGTTTTTGCCTTCTCTACAAGAATCTGAAAATGTCAAAAGTGAGAAAAGCGAAAAAGAGAGCAAAGATGATGTCGTTAGCCAAGAAAGACTGGAAAGAGCACAAAAGCTGTTATGGCAAGCTCGAGAAGATATTCCAAAGACAATCAGTAAAGAATTGACCTTATTATCAGAAATGTATTCCACATTATCTGCTGACGAACAAGATTACGAATTAGATGAGTTTGTCTGTTGCGCAGAGGAGTACATTGAACTAGAGTACCTACCTGCACTTGTGGATGTGTTGTTTGCCAATTGTGGCACGAACAACTTCTGGAAAATTATGTTGGTGTTGGAACCCTTTTTCTACTACATTGAAGATGTCGGCGGAGATGATGACGAGGATGATGACAATGTGGATAACAGCGAGGACGATGAAGACAGCCTACTTAACAAGAATGTAGAAGGAGATGATAATGTGGCGGAACATCATTTTAAGCCTGATCCAAGAGTGATTACactggaaaaaatatgtGAAGTCGCTGCGAGACAGAAATGgatataa
- the DHR2 gene encoding RNA helicase (Predominantly nucleolar DEAH-box ATP-dependent RNA helicase~similar to YKL078W), producing the protein MAANTNISTGSKYVSKKPKVRKNVHPFTSNTRTKRASKVIKFNDSDEGDHVSEQLLKERNTVSYKSLKSRANDLLKMRETLPVYQHKSEIMSYIESNPVTVLIGETGSGKSTQIPQFILEQLYDTKKHGTIAVTQPRRVAAINLATRVAQEHGCKLGDQVGYSVRFDNTTTTRTRLKYLTDGMLLRELMMNSDLREYSVIIIDEAHERTVLTDLILGFLKSLMQGPRQDLRIIVMSATLQAEKFSEFFNNAPILFVEGRKFDVKQYYLKAPTDDIVDAVIRCCIQINQGEELGDILCFLPGQEEIDKAVTIMEKIAKYVSDETPVPLIVPYPLYAALPPVQQALVFAPIKGFKRKVVFSTNIAETSVTISGVKFVVDSGLRKVKVWRHQLGLATLLTVPISQASAMQRSGRAGRESEGKSFRLYCESDYMKLPKQSEPEIARSDVTSPVLMLKRYGVDDLLNWTWFENPGKEAIVMGLQELYELGALDTRGKITKRGQQMALLPLQPHLSSVLIKASEIGCLSQVIDIVSCLSVENLLLNPSPEERDEVNERRLSLCNAGKRYGDLIMLKELFDIYFYELGKSQDASSERNDWCKGLCISIRGFKNVIRVRDQLRVYCKRLFSSTSEESEVKKIGEDGEVISKILKCFLTGFIKNTAIGMPDRSYRTVSTGEPISVHPSSMLFMNKSSPGIMYTEYVFTTKGYARNVSRIELSWLQEVVTNATAVAKQKISDSK; encoded by the coding sequence ATGGCAGCTAATACCAATATCAGCACTGGATCAAAGTATGTTTCTAAAAAACCAAAAGTTAGAAAGAATGTACATCCATTCACGAGTAATACACGGACTAAGAGGGCCAGTAAAGTCATAAAATTTAATGATTCAGACGAGGGCGATCATGTTTCAGAACAACttttgaaggaaagaaatacCGTTTCTTATAAATCGTTGAAAAGTCGGGCAAATGATTTACTTAAAATGAGAGAAACACTTCCAGTTTATCAACATAAAAGTGAAATAATGTCATACATTGAAAGCAATCCTGTTACCGTGCTTATTGGTGAAACAGGTTCTGGAAAATCAACCCAAATTCCACAATTCATATTAGAGCAATTATACGATACAAAGAAGCATGGAACGATTGCTGTGACTCAACCTCGTCGTGTCGCAGCTATCAATTTGGCTACACGTGTTGCTCAAGAACATGGTTGTAAATTGGGTGACCAAGTAGGTTATTCTGTTAGATTTGACAATACAACTACTACAAGAACAAGACTTAAGTATCTGACCGACGGTATGTTACTTAGGGAACTTATGATGAATAGTGACCTCCGGGAATACAgcgtcatcatcatcgatGAAGCGCATGAAAGAACTGTGCTAACAGATTTGATATTGGGGTTCTTGAAATCCCTAATGCAAGGACCAAGGCAAGATTTGAGAATAATCGTTATGTCCGCAACATTGCAAGCCGAAAAATTTAGTGAGTTCTTCAACAATGCTCCAATTTTGTTTGtagaaggaagaaaatttgacGTCAAACAATATTACTTGAAGGCACCAACGGACGATATAGTAGACGCCGTCATCAGGTGCTGTATACAAATAAATCAAGGTGAAGAACTAGGAGATATCTTATGTTTTTTGCCAGGTCAAGAAGAGATTGACAAGGCGGTGACTATAATGGAGAAAATTGCTAAATATGTTTCAGATGAGACGCCAGTACCATTAATAGTCCCTTATCCTTTATATGCTGCACTTCCTCCAGTTCAGCAAGCCTTGGTTTTTGCACCAATAAAGGGTTTCAAGAGGAAAGTTGTCTTCAGTACGAATATTGCAGAAACATCTGTTACCATATCCGGTGTTAAGTTTGTCGTCGATTCAGGTCTTCGAAAAGTCAAAGTTTGGAGACATCAGCTGGGATTAGCGACTTTACTTACCGTACCCATTTCTCAGGCAAGTGCTATGCAGAGAAGTGGTCGTGCTGGTAGAGAAAGTGAAGGCAAAAGTTTCAGGCTTTATTGTGAATCTGATTATATGAAACTGCCGAAGCAAAGTGAACCTGAGATAGCCAGGAGTGACGTCACATCTCCTGTGCTAATGCTGAAGAGATATGGTGTTGATGATCTACTAAATTGGACCTGGTTTGAAAACCCTGGTAAAGAGGCTATAGTCATGGGCCTTCAGGAACTTTATGAATTGGGTGCCCTTGACACTCGTggaaaaataacaaaacGGGGTCAGCAAATGGCTCTGTTACCGTTACAACCGCATTTAAGTAGTGTCTTAATTAAAGCCAGTGAAATTGGCTGCTTGAGCCAAGTCATTGATATTGTTTCCTGCCTCAGCGtagaaaatttattattaaaTCCATCACCGGAGGAAAGAGACGAGGTGAACGAGCGTCGTTTGTCCTTATGCAACGCTGGTAAAAGGTATGGTGACCTCATTATGCTGAAAGAgctttttgatatttatttCTACGAACTGGGGAAAAGTCAAGATGCAAGTTCTGAAAGAAATGACTGGTGCAAAGGGTTGTGCATTTCAATACGTGGGTTTAAAAATGTGATTCGCGTCAGAGATCAGTTAAGAGTTTATTGTAAACGTCTGTTCTCTTCAACAAGTGAAGAAAGTGAAGTCAAAAAGATTGGTGAAGATGGTGAGgtaatttcaaagatattGAAGTGTTTCTTAACTGGgtttatcaaaaatacaGCTATAGGGATGCCAGACAGGTCTTATAGAACTGTTTCCACCGGAGAACCGATAAGCGTTCATCCGTCATCTATGCTATTTATGAACAAAAGCTCTCCCGGTATAATGTACACAGAATATGTCTTTACTACGAAGGGGTATGCCAGAAATGTTAGTAGAATCGAACTCTCATGGCTGCAAGAAGTTGTCACTAATGCAACCGCCGTGgcaaagcaaaaaatttctgatTCAAAATAG
- the PSG1 gene encoding Psg1p (similar to YKL077W) — protein sequence MRFHDSILIFFFLASLYQHVYGARQVVRPKEKMTTSEEVKPWLRTIYGTSKELVTPTVIAGVTFSAKPEETPNPLKPWVSLEHDGRPKTIKPEIKKGQTKKGRPDYKTYFKTAVTHTYSYEDLKAHNMDPNQKHVEEEYIDEDDTYVSLNPVVRCTPDLYFNKGLAKDIRSEPFCTPYENSRWKVDHTYFVSWYTRFFEDVNSGEVADQVRVHLSYVKENPREKGNYKRDLPGTFFSSEWIDNLNGLMAIEVDEDWLQNEFERRIVVSVQPKYIPDEDFNPLQYGVLLHITKGSRVFKPTKEQLALDDAGITNDQWYYVALSIPTVVVIFFVFMYFFLYVNGKNRDFTDVTRKALNKKRRVLGKFSEMKKFKNMKNHKYTELPSYKKTSKQN from the coding sequence ATGAGATTTCATGATAGTATActaatcttcttttttttggcatcGCTTTACCAACATGTTTATGGTGCAAGACAGGTCGTTCGTCCAAAGGAGAAAATGACTACTTCAGAAGAAGTTAAACCTTGGCTACGTACCATCTATGGAACCTCAAAGGAATTAGTCACTCCAACGGTTATTGCTGGTGTTACTTTTTCGGCGAAACCAGAAGAAACACCAAATCCGTTGAAGCCTTGGGTGTCTTTAGAGCATGATGGTAGGCCAAAGACTATTAAACCAGAAATCAAGAAGGGTCAAACTAAAAAGGGAAGACCTGATTATAAAACCTACTTTAAGACGGCAGTAACCCACACATATTCTTATGAAGATTTGAAAGCCCACAACATGGACCCTAATCAAAAACATGTAGAGGAGGAGTATatcgatgaagatgacacGTACGTCTCCTTAAATCCTGTTGTTAGATGTACTCCTGATCTTTACTTCAATAAAGGTCTAGCAAAGGATATCCGCAGTGAACCATTTTGTACCCCTTATGAGAATTCTAGATGGAAGGTTGACCATACTTACTTCGTTAGTTGGTATacaagattttttgaagatgttAATTCCGGCGAAGTCGCTGATCAGGTTCGTGTTCATCTGTCCTATGTCAAGGAAAACCCAAGAGAGAAGGGCAATTACAAAAGAGATCTTCCTGgaacttttttctcatctGAATGGATTGATAATCTCAACGGCCTAATGGCAATTGAAGTCGATGAAGATTGGTTGCAAAACGAATTTGAGCGTAGGATAGTTGTATCAGTTCAGCCAAAATATATACCAGATGAAGATTTCAATCCACTACAGTATGGTGTTTTGTTACATATCACTAAGGGTTCAAGAGTGTTTAAGCCCACTAAGGAGCAACTGGCTTTAGATGATGCAGGTATAACAAACGACCAGTGGTACTATGTTGCACTATCTATTCCCACTGTCGTAGTGatattttttgtcttcATGTACTTTTTCTTATACGTTAACGGAAAAAACAGAGATTTCACAGATGTTACCAGAAAAGCTTTAAACAAGAAACGCCGTGTTTTAGGTAAGTTTTCggagatgaagaaattcaaaaacatgaaaaatCATAAGTACACGGAGCTGCCATCTTATAAGAAAACAAGTAAACAAAATTAG